DNA sequence from the Marinilongibacter aquaticus genome:
TTTTTAATCGCTCAGGTTTTTGCTGGAGTACAAAGGTCGTTAAATCCTTCAAATCTCCATGCCCCGAGAACACATCTGTGCTAATAATTTCGGCATTCACCTCTCTTTTTGCTCCTTTGATCACCAATTCTTTGATGTCTTTGCTTCTCAATTTCGCTCCTAAAGTGTTTTCGGTTGTAAAACCAATGAACAAAATTGTGGCATAGGCATTTTCTATGTTTTCGGCAATGTGGTGCTCGATTCGCCCGCCCTGCACCATACCCGACGAGGAGATGATGATGCAAGGTTCATTGTGAAAAGAAATGGATTCCGATTCTTGATTGGTTTTCATGTAGATCAAGTTTTCGAAATCGAAAAGATCGCCTTCCTCCTTTTTGAATTCCCGGGCTTCTTCGTTCAAATACGCCGTATATTTCTCGTGAATCAAGGTACTTGCTTTAGCCAACGGGCTATCCGTAAACACCTTAATGGGCTTTACCCCGGCTTCTCCATACAGTTTGTTCAGCGTAAACAGCAAAGCTTGGGTTCGCCCCACACTGAAACTCGGAATAATCAATCGCCCAGGTTTTTCTTCACATGTATTTCGCACAATTTCCCTTAGGATGGCGGCCGGTTCGTTGCGGTCTTCGTGCAGGCGTTGTCCGTAAGTGCTCTCACAAATGAGGTAATCGACTTCGGGCACAGGAGCTGGATCGGGCAAAAGCGGATAATCTTTCCGTCCTATATCTCCCGAGAAACAGATTTTCTTCAATTCCCCATCTTCTTCCACTTCGATGAGCACATGGGCCGCTCCCAAAAGATGCCCCGCCGGAATGAAAGTCACCCATGCGGTTTCCGAAAATTTAAAGCGTTTCCCAAATTTCAGTGGCACAATATTGTCCACCGCCACATCCACATCTTTGGTGGTGTAGTAAGGTTCGCTGTAAATCGATTTGTATTTCTTCGAAAACTTCTTGCTTTTCGAAATGCTCTTCAACTTTCTGTGGTTGAGGCTGGCCGCATCGTAGAGCAGAATGTTTGTCAGGTCGGCTGTGGGTTCGGTACAGAGCACTTGCCCTTCGAAGCCCTCGCGATACAGATTGGGAATTTGTCCCGAATGGTCGATGTGTGCGTGAGTCAGAATCACGAGGTTGATCAGGCTGGCATCAAAAGGAAATAAGCCAAACTGATTTTCCGTCTGTTTTTGAGTTTCGTCCATATCCGTACCGCAATCGATAAGTACGCGGTAATCCTCAGCCAATTCGAGCAAAAACATGCTCCCCGTCACTTTTCTGGCCGCCCCAAAAAATGTCAATTTCATTTAGCGTGCTTTATTCCAAACCGATCTTCCAATGTGTCAATTGACCCGAATTGATCGGTAGCTTTCTTTATATTTTCAGGGAAAATTGTGTATTGTTGTACAGCAAACTTTCCGAAATAAAAGACAAATATAGCGTTATTTCATTCTCAGCCTTAATTTCTACAACCATGACTGCTTTCGCCTTTATACTTTTGCAACTCACCTCTATTCAAAATCAGATACTGCACGAGTTGCAGGCCTTTCAAAATCAGCCCGGTATAAGCCACGGCATTGTGGCGGCATCGGTAAGGCGTGTGAGCGACAACAAAGAAATGATTGCCTTCAATGAAAACAAAGCCATCAACTCGGCAAGTACCCTGAAACTCATTACCACCGCTACGGCCCTCTCCATACTTGGCCCCGATTACCGCTATGAAACAAAGCTGGCCTATACGGGAAAAATCGATGAAGGGAAACTCCAAGGCGACCTTTTGCTTTTGCCTTCGGGCGACCCCACTTTGGGCTCGGAACGCGGCGGGCCTTCCTATACCGAAATCACCGAAACGGTGGTGCAGGCGGTGAAAAATGCAGGAATTGAGAAAATCGAAGGGAACCTGATCATTAAAGATCCAAGCCTGTACAATTACGACCTGCCCGATTCTTGGTCCTGGGGCGATATCGGCAATTATTATGGAGCCATTCCGCATACATTCAACATTCACGAAAACTTCTTCAATGTCTTTTTCCAACCGGGAAATACGCTCGGGGCCGAAGCGAGCATCAATGCTTTGGTGCCTTTCGACAACGATTGGAAAATAATCAATCAAGTGAAAACCGGACCGCGAAACAGCGGCGATCAGGTCTATATTTATTCGAGTCCGTCGGCCGAAACCCTTTTAATGAAGGGCACCGTGCCCCTGGGCGAAAGCAATTTTTTGGTCAAAGGCTCTATTCCCGACCCTTCTAAACTTTTTCGTAAACAGCTTCTGGGACAATTCGAAAGCGAGGGCGTAGAAATTGTACAAGCGGGCATTCTGCCCACTCCTTCCGATTTGGGACGTATAGAAAAGGACGTGCACATTTTGCACACTTTCACCTCCGATGCTTTGGAAGAGATTGCCCGACAATGCAATTTCCACAGCATCAACCTCTATGCCGACGCCCTTTTGCACAGCCTATCGAAAACGGAATTCTTGAGTTTCGACGAAGGCTTAAAAACCTACAAAGCGTATTGGGAAGAAAAAGGCTTGGCTACCGATGGATTCAATCCAAGAGATGGCAGCGGGCTTTCGCAAACCGGGCTGGTCACCGCAAAATGCATGACCGATATTTTGTGCACCATGGGCAAAAGCCCCTATTTCGACGCTTATTATTCTACAATCGCCGTTTTCGGAAAAGACGGTTCGGTGCGTTACAAAGACCCAAAAAAGCTTACGCAAGGCCGAATGCGTACCAAAAGTGGCTACATTAACGGTACGCGAGCCTATGCCGGATATTTTACAGACAAGGCCGGAGAACAATATGCGTACATGTTTTGCGTAAACAGATATAACGACGACGCACGAAACGAAGTCCGCCGTTTTTTGGACAATCTACTACTGACAATGGGAAGCCACTAGATCATGAAAATACTCACTGCAGCACAAACCGCCCAAGCCGATAAATACACCATCGAGCATGAACCCATTTCTTCGATCGATTTGATGGAAAGGGCGGCCACCGCTTGTGCCAACTGGTTGATTCGCAAATTCAATCAACAAACAAAAATAGCCATTTGCTGCGGACCGGGAAACAATGGTGGCGATGGCTTGGCTATTGCCCGCTTGCTGATCGAAAACAATTATCAGATCGAGGTTTACATATTGTATCTGGGCAATAAACTCAGTGCAGATGCCAAAATCAACCTTGAGCATTTGCAACAAATGCAGGTGATCGTACACGAAATACACAGCGAAAGCGATTTCCCGAATTTAAACAAGCGAATTGTCATTGATTCGATTTTCGGTACGGGTCTAAACAGACCCCTGCAAGGGCTGGTTAAAGATTTCGTCAATTATCTAAACAAGCAAAACAGACTTCGGATAAGTATAGACGTGCCTTCGGGACTGCAAACCGAATTCAACGATTCGTCTGATGAACTTACGATTTTCAAGGCTGATTATACGCTTACATTCGAGCAAGTAAAATTGGCATTTTTACTGCCCACGCACGCCAGTTTTGTGGGCGAGTTTGTGGTTTTACCTATCGAACTGCATCCCGATTTTCTCGCTCAAGTGGAGTGCCCTTGGTACTATACGCAGAAAAGTGACGCCAAAAACCTTTTGAAAAAAAGAGACAAGTTTTCGCACAAAGGCACTTTTGGGCATGCCCAATTGATTGCCGGAAGCAAAGGAAAAATGGGAGCGGCCTATTTATCAGCCAAGGCATGTTTGCGTATCGGGGCCGGTTTGTGCACAGTGTATACACCAAAATGTGGCCTCAATATCATGCAATCGCTGCTGCCCGAAGCCATGGTCATCGAAAACAAAGGCACGGATTATCTCGAATATGAAATTCAGCATGTGGATGACTTCCAAATTGGGATTGGCCCTGGAATTGGACAACACGAACGCACCGAAGAATTGCTTTTAGAAGTGTTGAAAAAGTCGAAAAAGGGAATGGTCATTGATGCCGACGCTCTCAATATTTTGGCCAAACACCGCAGCTGGTGGAAATACGTTCCCGAAAATTGTATTCTCACACCGCATCCGAAAGAATTCTACCGTTTGGTGGAAGGCTTTGATTCTGAAAAAGAAAAAATCGATAAACTCTTGCAACTGGCCCAAGTGCTCAAAAGTGTGGTGGTCTTGAAAGGAGCACACACGGCTATTGCCAGTCCAGAGGGAAAAATCCACTTCAATTCAACAGGAAACCCCGGCATGGCTACCGCTGGAAGCGGAGATGTACTCACGGGAATTCTCACGGGCCTGCTCGCCCAGCAATACAGCAGCTTAGATGCCGCCATTTTGGGTGTGTACATACATGGCCTATCGGGCGATATTGCGGTTGAAAAAATGGCCGAAGAAAGTGTTATGGCCTCCGATATCGTGGCACATTTGAGTGAAGCTTTCAATCTATTAAAAAGAAAAGATCATGAACAATAAAATGTTGGTAGAAGAACGCAGCCGCGATTTGGGCAACTTTCTGGTTGGCCGCTTGCTGCCCTTTGCAAAAAAAAGACAAGTGGGTCCCTTTACTTTCATCGATCATATGGGGCCTGTGGAGATGAAAGCTCCGCAATTTATGGATGTGGACCAGCACCCGCATATTGGGCTTTCCACTTTAACCTATCTCATCGAAGGACAGATTCATCACCACGACAGTACCGGGGCCGATCGCGTAATTGAAGCAGGTGATGTGGGTTTTATGACTTCGGGGAAGGGTGTAACGCATACGGAAAGAACGCCCGAAAACTTAAGAGGTACGGAGCCCGTTCGCATGCACGGATACCAAGTCTGGGTGGCACTCCCGAAAGAAGTGGAAGAAAGTGAACCCCATTTCCAATTCATTCCGAAAACCGAACTTCCTGTTTGCGAAAGAGACGGGTTGGAAATCCGTTTGGTGGCCGGCGAAGCCTTTGGATTAAAATCGCCTCTTCAGGTTTATTCGCCACTGTTTATGGTAGATGTATACAGTGCGAATGCGAAAACACTAAACCTTGCCGGACAAGTACAAGGCGAAATTGCCTTTGTGGTGGTCGAGGGGGAAGTGTCGGATAACGACAGCAGCGTGTCTGCCGGACAAATGCTGATTTCGAAAACAGAAGATGAGTGTGAAATCAAACTTGCAGCCCATACGCGTTTATTGATTTTTGGCGGGCAACCCCTACCCGAACAGCGGTACCTGCTCTGGAATTTCGTATCGTCGAGCAAAGAAAAGTTGAAACAAGCGGCAGAAGACTGGAAAGCCCACAAATTCCCGAAAACGCCACACGACGAAACCTATATCCCCTTACCCGAACATTTGATGTACTGATTTTTATATACCAAAACCGCCCAAAAGCTCCAATTCTTGTCCTTTTTCTGGTGGGCCATCGAGCAAAGGCATCGCTTGCATGATCAATTCCCGCACACCCGGAAATTGCAAAGAATTGTCGTGATCGGCCTTATTCTCCCAGACTTCGCTTACCCAAACCGCCTCCGCATCGTTCGGATCGATGGCAATTGTATACAGTAGGCAACCTTTGGCCTGCGAAACAAGTTGTGCCGCTTCCAACAAAATTTCAGCCAGTCTTTCCCGATTCTCGGCATGAACTTTAAACTTTCCGTGTAACTGATATTTATGCATACGTCGCTTTTTTTCGAAAAATATCGAACAATTGGCAGACTTTTCGCATAGGCGTTATATATTTCGAAACAAAACGGTAGACTTGCCTTTGCTGAGCACTCGTGAAATGAGAATTATTTGTTGCACATTTTTACTTTTGGGCCTTTTAGTAGGTCACGGGGCGAAAGCCCAACGTACAGTTTCGCATGCGAGCCAATATTGGTCGCAATACTACAACCAAACTGTACTGAACAAAGATTGGAGCATTCTGGTAGATGGCGGCTTTCGCTGGAAAGAGGTGTTTGGGCAAAGTTCGCAATACATTGCCCGAGCGGCCCTCAAACGAAACCTGAATGCCCGTTTTCACTTGGCTGTTGGATTGGCCAATCTCGGCTTTTATTCTTCGCAAAATGAACTGAACAAATTGGAAATGCGGCCCTATTTCGAGTTGGGTATGAAAGACAAATGGGGTAAAGTGAAATTGAGTCACCGTTACCGAATCGAAAGCCGAAATTTTCATACGGTAAATGTTGAAGATATGCCGGTTTCGAAAACGCACAATTTACGGTACCGATACCGATTGATGTGCAATATCCCCTTGACCAAAGGCAAGAACCCAAGTCTTGCCCTTCTGTTGGGCGACGAAATCTTCTTGAATTCGGGGAAAAGCATCGTGTACAATTTCTTCGACCAAAACCGCATTCTGGTCGGCCCCGCTTTGCAATTGAATCCCTCATGGGGCCTAAACCTTATGCTGAGCAGTACTTACGCAGGCACCAACCAGCCACAAAGCTACAAATTCACACAAGTTTTCTGGCTTGGCATCAAACACAAAATCGACCTTTCAAAAGAGAAAAAGTGATGAGAAAAACGAAGCATTTCCTGTTCCTGTTTTTGTGGATAATTTTGAGTCATTGCCAAGAAAGCAAGACATCCGTTTTGCGGGTGGCTACCGCGGCCAATATGCAATTTGCCATGGATTCTTTGGTACAGAATTTCGAGCAGGAAACTGGTATTCAGGTTGAAACCATTATCGGTTCTTCGGGAAAACTCACCGCACAAATAGAAGAAGGAGCCCCTTTCGACATTTTCATTTCTGCCGATATGAAATATCCAGAAACCCTCTATGCCCACGGGAAAGCCGTGGACAAACCAAAAGTGTACGCCAAAGGGCAATTGGTACTCTGGACCGCCGTGGACAAGCTTATGCCCGATTTGGAAAAACTGGAGAATGTACAGATCAAACACATTGCCTTGGCCAATCCGAAAACCGCTCCGTATGGTCGGGCGGCAGAAGAAGTGCTGCGTCAGTTGGATAAAGAAAATGCATTGAAAGACAAATTTGTTTACGGTGAAAGCATAGCCCAAACCAACCAATTTATTCTTTCGAAAACCGCAGAATTGGGCTTTACAGCGAAGTCGGTGGTTTTTACCCCAAAAGTGAAAAATACCGGGCATTGGATCAGTATTTCCGATAGTCTATATTCACCAATCGAGCAAGGCGTGGTGATCTTGAAACAGGCTAATGGACAAAATGAAGCCGCCGAACGTTTTTATACTTTTCTTTTTTCGGATACAGCCAAGAAAATACTCAAAAGTTATGGATATTCGGTAAATGAATAGCTTTGAAGGTAAAATAAAACAGGTAGGCAGCCACGGAAGCCTCTCGATTGTCAGTGTAGAAATGGCTCTTGGGCACAGGCTGCAAAGCATCATCATCGACACGCCAGAAAGTGTACCTTATCTCAAAGAAAACCAAACGGTGCGTGTGCTTTTCAAAGAAACGGAAATCATTCTCGCCACAGAACCCGAAACCCAACTGAGCGTATTGAATCGTTTTGCGGCCACAATCGAAGAAATTGATGAAGGCCGATTGCTTAGCCGTATCGAGCTGCAGACCGAAATGGGTTTTTGTGTTGCCATTGTACCTTCTGAATCTTTGGCCCAACTCCATTTGAAAAAAGGCCGTACCGTATATGCATTTGTGAAAATAAATGATGTTTTGCTCGCTCCATGATCGACTGGACACCACTCATATTGACTTTTAAGCTTGCCACATTGACCACGGTTTGTCTTTTTGTGCTGAGTACACCTTTGGCCTATTGGCTGGCTTACAGCAAATCGAAAATGAAGCCCATTGTTGAAACCCTCGTCAGCATGCCTTTGGTTTTGCCGCCTACCGTGCTGGGATTTTATATGTTGCTGGCCTTCAGTCCAAACAGTTGGCTGGGATCGGCTCTTCAAAATATCTTGGGTGTAAAACTGCTTTTTTCGTTTCCAGGTTTGGTTTTGGCTTCCATTTTATACAGTCTGCCCTTTATGGTGCAGCCCATTCAAAGTGGCTTGGCGGCATTGCCCAAGAATCTCTCCGAAGCAGCCTACTTGATGGGCAAAAGCAAATGGGCGACATTGTGGCACATTCAATTGCCCAATATTCGTCCAGCACTTTTGACAGGCTGGGTACTCAGCTTTGCCCACACTGTGGGCGAATTTGGCGTTGTACTCATGATTGGCGGCAACATTCCAGGCAAAACCAAAGTGGCTTCTGTGGCCATTTACGACGAAGTAGAAATATTGAATTACTCCCAAGCCAACACCTATTCATTTATTCTTTTTGCAATTTCCTTTTGCATCCTGCTTACGGTTTACCTCACGAACGGCGGTTATCTTAAACGTTTCTGGGCTCATGATTGACTTGAAAATCAGAAAAAGGCTGCATACCGTTCAAGGCGAAATCGACTTGGACGTGGCACTCAATATCGCCACGGGCCAAATGGTTTCGGTGTTTGGTCCCTCGGGTTCGGGCAAAACCACCTTGTTGCGAATTTTGGCAGGCCTGCTTGAAGCCGACGAAGGAAGCATTCGAGTGCACGATACCCTTTGGTACGATAAAGCGAAGGGTTTCAGTGAAAGGCCCCAGAAAAGAGACATTGGCTTTGTCTTTCAGGATTTTGCATTGTTTCCGCATTTTACGGTAAGGCAAAACTTGCTTTTCGCTCAAAAAGACAAAAGCGACAGCCAATATCTTGAAGAATTGATTGCCATCACGGATTTAAAAGAATTGCAGAAAAAAAAGCCCAAGGCACTGTCTGGAGGGCAAAAACAACGAGTTGCTCTGGCTCGGGCATTGGTACAAAAACCCAAAATTCTTCTGCTCGACGAACCGCTCTCGGCTTTGGATTTTTCCATGCGTCAACAACTTCAAGACTACCTTATCCGTGTGCACACCCGCTATAAACCTACCACCATTTTGGTCAGTCACGACCACGGGGAAATCATAAAATTGTGCGATCAGGTTTTCGAATTGGAAGCCGGAAAAATTGTGCGTTCAGGTACGCCAAGTCAAGTGTTTGGAATGGAAATGAGCAGTGCGAAATTCAAGTTCACGGGCGAAGTGCTGGAAATTGTAAAAGAGGACGTGCTGTATATTTTAAAAATACGTATTGGTTCGGAAACCGTGCGAATTGTGGCCGATCGCCGAGAAGTAGAAAACCTGCGTATAGGCGACAAAGTTTTCGTTGGTTCAAAAGCCTTCAATCCCGTGATTAATAAGATTTAGGCTTTCATTGGCACATTTCAATAGCTTTTGCACGCCTTTCTGCGACAATAACTACCTTTGCATCACCACATCCCATGGAAATGTGAAAGGTTTCGAGCGTTCCGTTTGCCCTGCAAACAATTGGCCTATAAACCCAGCATTTCCGAAAACCTAAGTACAAGAATGAAATACTGGAAAAAACGAACGGCAAGAGAAATTCAAGAACGCATCGAATTGGCTTTGAGCCAAAACCGAAGCTTTTACGATCAACCCATATTGGGACTTCCGGCCTCGCATCTCGATTCGCGTATTTTTCCCAGAGAAAGCCCAATCCTGACAGGAGCTCCCTTTCTCCAAACCTTGATCAACAACCCCAATCACATCGGTTGCCATACGGTCACCCAATCGGAGGAAACTTTCGCGGGCACACACGACATTGAACGCGAACTGCTTCGCATGATCGCTTGCGACATTTTCAAGGCCGATGAAGAGGAATTTGACGGCTATGTGGCTTCTGGCGGTACGGAAGCCAATATTCAGGCCGTATGGATTTATCGTGAATTTTTCCGGAGAGAATACGGAGCAGAGTTGCAGGAAATCGGCCTTTTCACTTCTGTCGATACCCATTACAGCATTTCGAAAGCTTCGAATCTTTTGAACATTCCATTGTATAAAATAGATGTCGATGAAAAAAATCGGCAAATGGCAGAAAATACTATTGAAGAAGCACTGGAAAAAGCTAAAAGCGAGGGCATACGTTATGTCATTTTCATTGGCAATATGATGACCACCATGTTTGGCAGCGTCGATCCCATCGAGCCGATTGTCAGGGCTTTGAAAGCCAGTAATTTGGAGTACAAATTGCATTACGATTGTGCCTATGGCGGCTTCTATTATCCTTTTGCCAACCCAAATACGCAAATTGATTTTTCAAATCCCGAGCTGAACAGCCTTACAATTGATGCCCATAAAATGGTGCAAGCTCCCTACGGAACAGGGATTTTTCTGATTCGGAAGGGTTTTATGCACTATACGCACAACAAAGACGCCTCTTACGTACAAGGTGAAGACTATACACTGGTCGGGAGCCGATCTGGGGCCAATGCCATTGCCGTTTGGATGATCTTGAGCACCTATGGAAAGTACGGATGGACAGAAAAAACCTTTATCCTCACTCGCCGTACAGATTGGCTGTGCGAACAATTGGAAGACATGGATATTGAGTATTTCCGGCAGGCGTATTCGAATATTGTCACAATCCACGAAAAGTACATCACTCCTGAACTGGCCAAAAAATATTACGTGGTGCCCGACAACCACCACCAAGCCAAATGGTACAAACTGATTATTATGGACCACGTGGACCTGGAGCAATTGGAACCCTTTTTGAAAGACCTTAAAGAATTGAATTTCAACCCATAAATGAAAAACACCTTGAAATACCTCAGCATCGGCTGTCTGGCCATCGCTCTATTTTTTGCCTTCGGCTTAAAACCCAAGCCCAAACCCAATGTTTTGTTCATCGCCGTCGACGACCTTCGGCCCGACTTGGGCTGCTACGGCGAGCACAAAGCCCTCAGCCCAAATATGGATCAACTGGCCCAAGAGGGTTCGGTTTTCATGCGGCATTATGTGCAAGTGCCCACTTGCGGAGCCTCTCGGTATTCCATGCTTTCGGGCTTAAGGCCAATCAGCCGAAAACACCTTCAGAATACCGCATTTGAAACTCAGACCGCCAACAAAGCCGAAAGCCCAATTCCAGAATCTTTCGTTCACCAAATGAAAAGAAACGGATATTATACGGTGGGCATCGGGAAAATCAGTCATTCGGCCGACGGCATGGTGTATGCATATACCGATGAAGTGTCTGACAAATTGGAACTGCCCTACAGCTGGTCGGAGATGCTTTTCGACAGCGGCAAATGGAAAACAGGCTGGAATGCTTTCTTTGCTTATGCAAACGGCGAAAACAGGCAAAGCATGCAAAGACAGGTGAAACCTTATGAAGCCGGAAAAGTGGGCGATGAGGGCTATCCAGATGGGCTTACCGCCGAATTGGCCATCAAAAAACTGAAAGAGTTGAAAAACAATGAGCAGCCCTTTTTCATGGGCTTGGGCTTTTTCAAACCGCATTTACCCTTCAATTCTCCGGAAAAATATTGGGACAAT
Encoded proteins:
- a CDS encoding sulfatase, translated to MKNTLKYLSIGCLAIALFFAFGLKPKPKPNVLFIAVDDLRPDLGCYGEHKALSPNMDQLAQEGSVFMRHYVQVPTCGASRYSMLSGLRPISRKHLQNTAFETQTANKAESPIPESFVHQMKRNGYYTVGIGKISHSADGMVYAYTDEVSDKLELPYSWSEMLFDSGKWKTGWNAFFAYANGENRQSMQRQVKPYEAGKVGDEGYPDGLTAELAIKKLKELKNNEQPFFMGLGFFKPHLPFNSPEKYWDNYDREKIAISDNPDLPQNVNLASLQSSGELNGYQLTDEKPSLQNRVSDEYARKLRQAYYSAISYSDTQIGKVLTALKELGLDENTIVVLWGDHGWHLGDQQTWGKHTLFENALRSALIVKLPHTHTEAKIESIVESVDIYPTLMELCDIPVDYQLDGKSLVPLLKGEKAKEKNKAYSYFKSGISLRTDRYRLTKYFRKEEPNIELYDHLADPNESINIAASKPEIVSELMPILEAGNTGLYQ